One Syntrophobacterales bacterium genomic region harbors:
- a CDS encoding GGDEF domain-containing protein gives MLWARVIRTSAPSISTEGMPPFRPWHFWTRRRFTIAMIDADHFKKLNDPYGHGFGDVVLGTLAERFVESFRPRDRVHRFGGEEFVILLPDIPLDQARPVLKRLRQRACGRDISDGEIEITQSVSIGAAEATGPS, from the coding sequence ATGCTCTGGGCCCGGGTTATCAGGACATCAGCGCCTTCCATCTCAACGGAGGGAATGCCGCCCTTCCGACCCTGGCACTTCTGGACGAGGCGGCGCTTCACCATTGCGATGATCGATGCGGACCACTTCAAGAAACTCAACGACCCGTACGGCCACGGCTTTGGCGATGTCGTGCTCGGAACCCTTGCGGAACGCTTTGTCGAAAGTTTCCGCCCGCGTGATAGGGTGCACCGCTTCGGCGGGGAGGAATTTGTGATCCTGCTGCCGGACATACCGCTCGACCAGGCAAGACCAGTGCTCAAACGCCTTCGCCAGCGGGCGTGCGGTCGCGATATCAGCGATGGCGAGATCGAGATCACCCAGTCGGTTTCCATAGGCGCGGCCGAAGCGACCGGGCCCAGTTGA
- the pyk gene encoding pyruvate kinase → MKNEGATTMRLPAHKTKIVCTIGPASRSEAVLERLMLQGMNVARLNFAHGTLQGHREDIQRIRAVAARLQRHCMILADLPGPKIRIGRLLDEPFLLEKGDDVVLTVKDFAATPNQIPVEYKRLPESVTSGDLIFLNDGFIQLRVERVSGEDVFCRTVIGGPLLSHKGLSIPGAKIVADAVSEKDFEFLAFALQEPVDAFGVSFAETAEDILKVKRFAQAKGQSAYVVAKIERAEAIDNFDGILSAADAIMIARGDLGVQIPLQDVPAVQKKLIRKANLLGRPVITATQMLVSMTENIRPTRAEVSDVANAILDGTDAVMLSEETAIGRYPVEAVEMISKIAISAEREEKAVRALADLHAYFRAAAGSGNAAVEDVVTLNAVESADALNVRYILTHVQSRAAPCLISRFKPDCWILSHGGDEKTNNLLALSYGVHPVRLDGETTGLADKTVRWLVTAGMVEKDESVIWVEDESPDDRLEALSMKVIKA, encoded by the coding sequence ATGAAAAACGAGGGGGCGACGACCATGAGATTACCGGCCCACAAAACCAAGATCGTGTGCACCATCGGACCGGCCTCCCGTTCGGAGGCTGTCCTGGAACGGCTGATGCTGCAGGGCATGAATGTGGCGCGGCTCAATTTTGCCCACGGGACCCTGCAGGGGCACAGGGAGGACATTCAGCGCATCCGTGCTGTGGCGGCAAGGCTTCAGCGACATTGTATGATTCTGGCGGACCTTCCCGGCCCCAAGATACGAATCGGCAGGCTCTTAGATGAGCCGTTTCTGCTGGAAAAAGGGGATGATGTCGTTTTGACCGTCAAAGATTTTGCCGCCACACCCAATCAGATACCTGTCGAGTACAAGAGACTGCCGGAGAGCGTGACCTCAGGAGACTTGATCTTCCTCAATGACGGCTTCATACAACTCCGGGTGGAGAGGGTGTCTGGTGAGGATGTCTTCTGCCGGACGGTTATCGGCGGTCCGCTCCTTTCCCACAAAGGACTGAGCATTCCGGGGGCAAAGATAGTCGCTGATGCAGTGTCGGAAAAAGACTTCGAGTTCCTCGCTTTTGCCCTGCAGGAACCCGTGGATGCCTTCGGTGTTTCTTTTGCTGAAACAGCGGAAGACATTCTGAAAGTGAAAAGGTTTGCCCAGGCAAAAGGGCAATCCGCCTATGTGGTTGCCAAAATCGAGCGGGCCGAGGCTATTGACAATTTCGATGGGATTCTTTCCGCGGCCGATGCGATCATGATTGCTCGGGGCGACCTGGGGGTGCAGATCCCTTTGCAGGACGTGCCTGCCGTTCAAAAAAAACTGATCCGCAAGGCGAATCTTTTGGGCCGACCGGTGATAACGGCAACGCAGATGCTGGTGTCCATGACCGAGAACATCCGCCCGACCCGCGCCGAGGTGTCCGATGTGGCCAATGCCATTCTGGACGGTACGGACGCTGTGATGCTGTCCGAAGAGACGGCTATCGGGCGGTATCCCGTGGAAGCTGTTGAAATGATTAGCAAGATCGCAATATCCGCCGAGCGGGAGGAAAAAGCCGTCCGGGCACTGGCCGATTTGCACGCCTACTTCCGGGCGGCTGCGGGTTCAGGCAACGCCGCCGTGGAAGATGTCGTCACGCTGAATGCCGTTGAATCGGCCGATGCATTGAATGTACGTTACATCCTGACCCATGTGCAAAGCCGGGCCGCCCCGTGCCTTATCTCCAGATTTAAACCGGACTGCTGGATACTATCTCATGGTGGCGATGAAAAGACGAACAACCTTCTGGCCCTTTCTTATGGAGTTCATCCTGTTCGCCTGGATGGTGAAACGACCGGCCTTGCTGATAAGACCGTCCGGTGGCTGGTTACAGCCGGCATGGTTGAAAAAGATGAAAGCGTGATCTGGGTTGAGGATGAATCGCCTGACGATAGGCTGGAAGCCTTGTCGATGAAAGTCATTAAAGCCTGA
- the gap gene encoding type I glyceraldehyde-3-phosphate dehydrogenase — translation MSGQEVIRVGINGFGRIGRAVFKQLLERENFQVVGINDLANLEDLAYLLKYDSVHGWYPRKVAAQDNALQVDQQSIPFFSSPDPKKIPWNETGADIIIECSGALRSRSKAAGHLEAGAKRVIISAPSDDADAMIVLGVNEETYRPESHQIVSMASCTTNCLAPVARVLHESFGVEFIMFTTVHAYTSSQSLIDTPARHRRRGRAAALSIIPTTTGAAKAAEKVLPQLKGKMTGMAMRVPVPNGSVTDMMVCLGKDVTSEQVNAALQKASEKSPLRGILRVTDEALVSQDIIGDSHSSIVDALSTMVLNDRIVKILAWYDNEWGYSARLVDFAEFMAKKGLFTEKE, via the coding sequence ATGAGCGGACAAGAAGTCATCCGGGTGGGAATCAACGGGTTTGGTCGAATCGGACGAGCGGTTTTCAAGCAATTGCTTGAGAGAGAAAATTTTCAGGTCGTCGGAATCAATGATCTGGCGAACCTTGAAGACCTCGCCTATCTTCTCAAGTATGATTCGGTCCATGGCTGGTATCCAAGGAAAGTTGCCGCGCAGGACAACGCCCTCCAGGTGGACCAGCAAAGCATCCCCTTTTTTTCAAGCCCCGATCCGAAGAAAATCCCATGGAATGAGACGGGAGCGGATATTATCATCGAATGCAGCGGAGCCCTGCGCAGCCGCTCTAAGGCTGCGGGCCATCTGGAAGCCGGAGCAAAACGCGTGATCATCTCCGCACCCTCCGACGATGCCGACGCAATGATCGTCCTGGGCGTCAATGAGGAGACATACCGACCGGAATCCCATCAGATTGTCTCCATGGCCTCCTGCACAACGAACTGTTTGGCTCCGGTCGCTAGGGTGCTGCACGAATCCTTCGGCGTGGAATTCATCATGTTCACCACCGTCCATGCCTACACCTCAAGCCAGTCATTGATAGACACGCCGGCGCGCCATCGCCGCCGCGGCCGGGCGGCCGCCTTGTCGATCATCCCGACCACCACAGGAGCGGCCAAAGCCGCCGAAAAGGTCCTGCCGCAGTTGAAGGGAAAGATGACCGGCATGGCCATGCGGGTCCCCGTCCCCAACGGCTCGGTTACCGACATGATGGTCTGCCTGGGAAAAGACGTGACTTCGGAACAGGTCAACGCCGCCTTGCAGAAGGCATCGGAAAAATCTCCCCTTCGAGGGATACTTCGGGTGACGGACGAGGCGTTGGTCTCCCAGGATATCATCGGCGATTCCCACTCATCCATCGTCGATGCTCTGAGCACCATGGTTCTGAACGATAGAATCGTTAAAATCCTTGCCTGGTACGACAACGAATGGGGTTACTCCGCCCGCCTCGTTGATTTCGCCGAGTTCATGGCCAAGAAGGGGTTGTTCACGGAGAAGGAATGA